A single genomic interval of Scatophagus argus isolate fScaArg1 chromosome 22, fScaArg1.pri, whole genome shotgun sequence harbors:
- the LOC124053356 gene encoding apoptosis facilitator Bcl-2-like protein 14, translating into MANGIVEIHDVLSKENNRTDSTNCDPKSTSDMDNMADTMEFRILMAYAKRRRTTRDAESTKQDTPTEPNGSTPSSPQTPAGNEKDEEKPKEVKKKNKGKRLLRIFSCIKPRTKDEEPVQTPAREPDVDNRCGQLTDDEVETKDEVEHVASLLTEIADEIPFIPPEIEEDSAPDDVEKVIGLLLREAGDKLNEEELKKVNITAEIFSNYGFFKKLMEALLVKMGLISEPDRLGPTASPKTQIAVCCEVTSRLSAVDTLPMSRMLYHGARYLQDHYSSWAQQQGGYEEAFDCDDKDDDQ; encoded by the exons ATGGCTAACGGAATCGTGGAAATTCATGATGTCTTATCCAAGGAGAACAATCGGACGGACAGCACAAACTGTGACCCTAAATCTACCTCAGACATGGACAACATGGCGGACACGATGGAGTTCAGAATCCTCATGGCCTATGCCAAGAGGAGACGAACGACCAGGGACGCCGAGTCTACTAAACAGGACACCCCGACCGAGCCAAACGGTAGCACACCTTCATCACCTCAGACGCCAGCCGGGAATGAAAAAGACGAGGAGAAGCCCAAGGAGgtcaagaagaaaaacaaaggaaaacgTCTGTTGAGAATTTTCAGCTGCATCAAACCTCGGACAAAAGACGAAGAACCCGTCCAGACTCCAGCAAGAGAACCTGATGTTGACAACAGATGTGGCCAATTAACAGATG aTGAAGTAGAAACGAAGGATGAGGTGGAGCATGTGGCAAGTCTGCTGACAGAAATTGCCGATGAAATCCCATTCATTCCGCCGGAAATCGAGGAAGACTCGGCTCCAG ATGATGTGGAGAAAGTGATCGGCCTGTTGCTGAGGGAGGCGGGAGACAAACTGAACGAGGAG GAGCTGAAGAAGGTTAATATCACTGCAGAGATTTTCTCGAACTACGGTTTCTTTAAGAAGCTAATGGAAGCCCTCCTTGTGAAGATGGGCCTGATCTCCGAACCCGACAGGCTGGGACCAACAGCATCACCCAAAACCCAGATCGCTGTGTGCTGCGAG GTCACCAGTCGTCTGTCTGCAGTGGACACGCTGCCCATGAGCCGAATGCTTTACCATGGAGCCAGATACCTGCAGGATCATTATTCATCCTGGGCACAGCAGCAGGGTGGATAT GAGGAAGCTTTTGACTGTGACGACAAGGACGACGaccagtga